The following proteins are co-located in the Dyadobacter chenwenxiniae genome:
- a CDS encoding HAD family hydrolase, protein MTFSDIRLVATDMDGTLLNSKHEIHESFFPVFRKLKDHGVIFVAASGRQYFNLAKALEQVKDEVIFAAENGSYVVFKDEEIHIQAIEQDIVRELVKISRPIKDTYPVICGKKKAYVENDAPEFIDHLKLYFERYEVVNDLMEVTDDQFLKFTLCDLAGSEANSYPHYKHFEDSLQVKISGPIWLDISHKKANKGRAMEVLQEKFNVTFDQTMVFGDYLNDLEMLQKGHYSYAMANAHPDIKKIARFIAKSNDENGVVEILSAITV, encoded by the coding sequence ATGACTTTTTCCGATATCAGGCTTGTAGCGACCGACATGGATGGGACGCTTTTGAACTCCAAACACGAAATACACGAATCCTTCTTCCCCGTTTTTAGAAAATTAAAGGACCACGGCGTCATATTCGTTGCCGCCAGCGGACGCCAATATTTCAATCTGGCCAAGGCATTGGAGCAGGTTAAAGATGAAGTCATTTTTGCCGCGGAAAATGGCAGCTACGTTGTTTTTAAAGACGAAGAAATCCACATCCAGGCAATCGAACAGGACATTGTCAGGGAATTGGTAAAAATTTCTCGTCCTATCAAAGACACTTATCCAGTGATTTGCGGCAAGAAAAAAGCCTATGTTGAAAACGATGCGCCAGAATTTATCGATCATCTGAAACTTTATTTTGAGCGTTATGAAGTTGTAAACGATCTCATGGAAGTGACAGACGACCAGTTCCTGAAATTTACGCTTTGCGACCTGGCCGGATCTGAGGCGAATAGTTATCCGCATTACAAACACTTTGAAGACAGCCTGCAAGTGAAAATTTCGGGCCCGATATGGCTGGACATTTCACACAAAAAAGCCAATAAAGGTCGTGCTATGGAGGTTTTGCAAGAAAAATTCAATGTGACTTTTGACCAAACAATGGTCTTTGGCGACTATCTCAACGACCTGGAAATGCTCCAAAAAGGCCATTATTCCTATGCAATGGCCAATGCACACCCGGATATCAAAAAAATAGCCCGCTTCATCGCTAAGAGTAACGATGAAAACGGGGTTGTTGAAATTCTTTCGGCAATTACGGTTTAA
- the fabF gene encoding beta-ketoacyl-ACP synthase II — translation MRRVVVTGLGVISPLGNSVDEFWENIVNGKSGAATITKMDVSKFKTQFGCEVRNFIPEDYIEKKELKKFDLHTQYAIAASDTAIKDAGLDFSTIDVEDRYDMGVIWATGNGGMGTFEDQLLEFHASNGVPRFSPFFIPKMIVDIAAGVISIRHKLHGPNYCTVSACASSNTAVISAFDTIKMGKAKLMIAGGSEAAIIYSALGGFGAAQALSKRNDAPEKASRPFDKDRDGFVMGEGAAALVLEDLDYAVARGATIYAEIVGGGMAADAYHLTGTPPDGMGAALGMRKALKEAEISPDKIDYVNAHATSTGLGDMSELNGIKTVFGDHPVAISATKSMTGHLLGAAGAIESIVCVLAVKHDIVPGTINTETLDDATPEGMNIILGDSVKQTVNYALNNTFGFGGHTATSIFKKYTD, via the coding sequence ATGAGAAGAGTAGTTGTTACTGGTTTGGGAGTTATTTCTCCCCTCGGAAATTCCGTAGATGAGTTCTGGGAAAATATTGTGAATGGTAAAAGCGGTGCTGCTACCATTACGAAAATGGATGTTTCTAAGTTTAAAACGCAATTCGGATGCGAAGTCCGCAACTTCATTCCGGAGGATTATATCGAGAAGAAAGAGCTTAAAAAGTTTGACCTGCACACGCAGTATGCGATAGCCGCTTCGGACACGGCAATTAAAGATGCCGGACTTGATTTCAGCACCATTGACGTAGAAGACCGCTATGATATGGGTGTGATCTGGGCAACAGGAAATGGCGGTATGGGCACTTTTGAAGATCAGCTGCTCGAATTCCATGCATCGAATGGCGTGCCGCGTTTCAGTCCGTTTTTTATTCCCAAGATGATCGTGGACATTGCAGCGGGCGTTATTTCTATCCGTCACAAATTACACGGACCCAATTATTGTACTGTATCGGCTTGCGCATCTTCCAATACAGCGGTGATCAGTGCATTTGACACCATTAAAATGGGCAAGGCCAAGCTGATGATCGCGGGAGGCTCGGAAGCAGCCATCATTTACTCCGCATTGGGTGGATTTGGTGCGGCGCAAGCATTATCCAAACGCAATGATGCGCCTGAAAAAGCCTCCCGGCCGTTCGATAAGGACCGCGATGGGTTTGTAATGGGTGAGGGAGCTGCTGCTTTGGTGCTCGAAGATCTGGACTACGCAGTGGCACGCGGCGCAACTATCTATGCCGAAATAGTTGGAGGCGGAATGGCGGCCGACGCCTATCACTTAACGGGGACGCCGCCAGACGGAATGGGCGCGGCGCTGGGCATGAGGAAGGCTTTGAAAGAGGCTGAGATCAGCCCGGATAAGATCGATTACGTAAATGCCCACGCCACTTCAACCGGCCTCGGCGATATGAGTGAGCTGAATGGCATCAAAACCGTTTTCGGTGATCACCCGGTTGCGATCAGCGCTACAAAATCAATGACCGGGCATTTACTGGGTGCCGCGGGAGCGATCGAAAGCATTGTGTGCGTGCTTGCTGTGAAGCACGATATTGTCCCCGGAACGATCAACACAGAGACGCTGGACGACGCCACGCCCGAAGGAATGAACATTATATTGGGCGATTCCGTGAAGCAAACGGTGAATTACGCGCTGAACAATACATTCGGTTTTGGCGGTCACACGGCAACTTCTATATTCAAAAAATATACCGACTAG
- a CDS encoding SDR family oxidoreductase, which produces MKTTGNTILITGGSAGIGFEIAKIFSEKGNNVIITGRNEARLTSAAGKLKNTTAIVSDVADKQDVEKLVATLKSDFPNINIVINNAGAASYYLLDQVDNTYERAEEEIVTNYLSIIGLNQKLLPLLGAQKEAAIVNVSSIAALVPNHVIPTYAASKAALHSYTQSLRLTLAKATAVKVFELMPPLVNTEFSTEIGGENGIPASEVAEALINAFDNDTYEIHVGRTADLFGLFRQSPEQALLAMNPGSAA; this is translated from the coding sequence ATGAAAACGACGGGAAATACAATTTTGATCACAGGAGGAAGCGCTGGAATCGGCTTCGAGATTGCGAAGATTTTTTCTGAAAAAGGCAACAATGTGATCATTACGGGTAGAAATGAGGCACGACTTACGAGCGCGGCAGGGAAACTTAAAAATACAACGGCAATCGTCAGTGATGTTGCGGACAAGCAGGATGTGGAGAAACTGGTTGCCACTTTGAAAAGTGATTTCCCGAACATCAACATTGTGATCAACAACGCGGGAGCCGCGTCTTACTATCTGCTTGATCAAGTCGACAACACTTATGAACGCGCAGAGGAGGAAATCGTAACCAATTATTTGTCGATTATTGGCCTGAATCAAAAATTGCTGCCATTGCTGGGCGCCCAGAAGGAAGCGGCCATTGTCAATGTCTCGAGCATCGCAGCCCTCGTGCCGAACCACGTTATCCCGACGTATGCAGCGAGCAAGGCGGCATTACATTCGTACACGCAGTCGCTGCGATTGACATTAGCAAAAGCAACAGCCGTTAAGGTTTTTGAATTAATGCCGCCGCTGGTGAACACCGAATTTTCGACTGAAATAGGCGGGGAAAACGGCATTCCAGCGAGCGAAGTGGCCGAGGCTTTAATTAATGCATTTGACAATGACACTTACGAAATCCACGTCGGCCGCACTGCAGATCTGTTTGGATTATTCCGGCAATCTCCCGAGCAAGCGCTTTTGGCGATGAATCCCGGGAGCGCCGCTTAA
- a CDS encoding PQQ-dependent sugar dehydrogenase, with protein MKTNSLIVACACLMMTLAGCSSKETKEEKKEAAQSGPDSVATATDSLALPAPFTSESVENRPEEAGWPDGKTPTAPAGFTVSKYADKLKNPRWTYVAPNGDVFVAESNTKKSADRITILRDVNKDGKPEIKEIFMENLQQPLGMLVLKDYFYVANTNGVYRFPYKAGETKITSKGDKIVDLPAGGYNNHWTRNLLANADGSKIYISVGSATNVADHGMDEEKRRANILEVNPDGTGERIYASGLRNPVGMDWAPGSNTLWTAVNERDKLGDELVPDYITSVKEGGFYGWPYAYFGKNEDPRRKGERPDLVAKTLVPDVSLGAHTASLGLAFYDQTQFPAKYQNGAFIGQHGSWNRSKLSGYKVVFVPFKNGKSAGKPEDFLTGFVESEKKVYGRPVGVTVMEDGSMLVNDDSGGIIWRVSAK; from the coding sequence ATGAAGACAAATAGCCTCATAGTTGCATGCGCTTGTTTAATGATGACACTGGCCGGATGCAGCAGCAAAGAGACAAAGGAGGAGAAAAAAGAAGCTGCGCAAAGCGGTCCCGATTCTGTGGCAACGGCAACAGACAGTCTTGCATTGCCCGCACCTTTCACAAGCGAATCTGTTGAAAACAGGCCGGAGGAAGCGGGTTGGCCTGATGGAAAAACACCAACTGCGCCAGCTGGTTTCACGGTGTCGAAATATGCAGATAAGCTGAAAAACCCACGTTGGACGTATGTCGCGCCGAACGGGGACGTTTTCGTTGCTGAATCCAATACAAAAAAGAGCGCTGACAGGATTACCATTTTGCGCGATGTGAATAAAGACGGCAAGCCGGAGATCAAAGAAATTTTCATGGAAAACCTTCAACAGCCGCTGGGAATGCTGGTGCTGAAAGATTACTTCTATGTGGCTAACACAAATGGCGTTTACCGTTTTCCTTACAAAGCAGGTGAAACCAAGATTACCAGCAAGGGCGACAAGATTGTGGATCTTCCGGCTGGTGGTTATAACAATCACTGGACCAGGAACTTGCTGGCCAATGCGGATGGCTCCAAAATTTACATTTCGGTGGGGTCCGCAACTAATGTGGCTGATCACGGGATGGATGAAGAAAAGCGCCGTGCCAACATTCTGGAAGTAAACCCGGACGGTACAGGAGAGCGTATTTATGCGAGCGGGTTACGGAATCCAGTGGGAATGGACTGGGCTCCCGGCTCCAATACATTATGGACGGCTGTGAATGAACGGGATAAATTGGGCGACGAGCTCGTGCCGGATTACATTACAAGCGTTAAGGAAGGCGGTTTTTATGGCTGGCCTTATGCTTATTTTGGTAAAAATGAAGATCCCAGAAGAAAAGGCGAACGCCCCGATCTGGTTGCCAAGACCTTGGTTCCGGACGTTTCTCTCGGTGCGCATACGGCTTCACTGGGCTTGGCATTTTATGATCAAACACAATTTCCCGCTAAATATCAGAATGGTGCATTCATCGGCCAGCACGGCTCGTGGAACCGCTCGAAACTGTCGGGGTATAAAGTGGTTTTTGTTCCGTTTAAAAATGGGAAATCGGCCGGTAAGCCCGAAGATTTCCTGACTGGCTTTGTAGAAAGTGAGAAGAAAGTTTACGGTCGCCCGGTTGGTGTGACAGTAATGGAAGACGGTTCGATGTTGGTGAACGACGACTCGGGCGGCATAATATGGCGTGTAAGCGCAAAGTGA
- a CDS encoding DUF2798 domain-containing protein translates to MKQKIAFAMIMGVITTGIISFSLVSINIGFVANFLVIWLKSWIMAYAIVIPVILIVGPSVQKMVEALFKDAVTQEFDK, encoded by the coding sequence ATGAAGCAAAAAATTGCGTTTGCAATGATTATGGGCGTGATCACTACGGGTATAATTTCCTTTAGTTTGGTTTCTATAAATATTGGATTTGTTGCCAATTTTTTGGTGATTTGGCTGAAATCCTGGATTATGGCCTATGCGATCGTTATCCCGGTGATATTAATAGTAGGTCCAAGCGTGCAAAAAATGGTGGAAGCCTTATTCAAAGATGCAGTGACTCAGGAGTTTGACAAATAA
- a CDS encoding EamA family transporter, with amino-acid sequence MKFSKYYLAAFVSFVIWGFFSLALKPLKAYASLDILFYRVLFCAVIMAVISLFVRVKVLKENIKTFRQMPLAQRQRVTILTLAGGFLLTANWFFFIYVMNHISVKAASFAYLVCPIMTTVIAYFVLNEKLSKWQWAAVLLSVASCMLLSFSNVSDIAYSLIVAASYAFYLVSQRKNTGLDKFLVLTVQILFSALLLLPFYPQYSEALPTEFSFYALIFLIAVVFTIVPLFMNLYALQGVTSSTMGILLYINPLMNFAIALLYFHEPINSVQITAYSLILISIIVFNERFIFGRRRAALG; translated from the coding sequence ATGAAATTTTCAAAATACTATCTGGCAGCATTCGTTTCGTTTGTAATCTGGGGATTTTTTAGTCTGGCTTTGAAACCGCTTAAAGCTTACGCTTCCCTGGACATTCTCTTTTACCGCGTCCTTTTTTGCGCCGTTATCATGGCCGTGATCAGCCTTTTTGTTCGGGTAAAGGTTTTGAAAGAAAATATTAAAACATTCCGCCAAATGCCTTTGGCGCAAAGACAAAGAGTCACTATACTCACATTAGCAGGCGGATTTCTGCTGACTGCGAACTGGTTTTTCTTCATTTACGTGATGAACCACATTAGCGTAAAAGCAGCATCATTTGCCTATTTGGTATGCCCGATTATGACGACCGTGATCGCCTATTTTGTATTAAATGAAAAGCTGAGCAAATGGCAATGGGCAGCCGTTCTGTTGAGTGTTGCGAGTTGTATGTTGTTATCATTCAGCAATGTCTCCGATATTGCTTACAGCCTGATCGTCGCGGCTTCGTATGCATTTTATCTGGTGAGTCAACGAAAAAACACGGGTCTGGATAAATTTCTGGTTCTGACGGTTCAGATCCTTTTTTCTGCGTTGCTGCTCCTTCCGTTTTATCCACAATACAGCGAAGCATTGCCAACGGAATTTTCATTTTATGCCCTGATATTCCTTATAGCTGTGGTGTTTACAATCGTTCCGTTGTTTATGAACTTGTATGCATTGCAGGGCGTCACATCTTCCACAATGGGTATTTTGCTGTATATCAATCCGTTGATGAATTTTGCCATCGCGCTTTTATATTTCCACGAGCCCATCAACTCGGTCCAGATTACAGCATATTCGCTCATTTTAATCTCTATCATTGTTTTCAATGAGCGGTTTATCTTCGGAAGGAGGCGGGCGGCGTTGGGTTAA
- a CDS encoding class I SAM-dependent methyltransferase, with the protein MNNNYDRTAGFYDKLSKLVFGDALMEAQRSVLHFIPEDAKILIAGGGTGAVLEEIARVRAQGVSITYVEISKKMIGVASKRSVGGNNVQFVNVAIESFKTDERFDVIITSFLFDNFRQDKAEAVFYALDNLLNPTGMWLFTDFNVEQNPNRIWQKWLLKSMYLFFKILSNVEANELPEMEMLLSNAGYKTIFKRLFYRNFVKSLVYQKP; encoded by the coding sequence ATGAACAATAACTATGATCGCACTGCCGGATTTTATGACAAGCTGTCAAAGCTGGTTTTTGGAGATGCATTAATGGAGGCGCAGCGGTCGGTTTTACATTTCATTCCTGAGGACGCAAAAATCCTCATTGCCGGTGGAGGGACCGGCGCCGTTTTAGAAGAAATCGCGCGTGTGAGGGCGCAAGGCGTTAGCATTACTTATGTGGAGATTTCGAAAAAAATGATCGGAGTTGCGAGTAAACGGAGCGTAGGTGGAAACAATGTTCAGTTCGTGAATGTTGCAATCGAATCATTCAAAACCGATGAGCGATTCGATGTGATCATTACTTCCTTCCTGTTCGATAATTTCAGGCAGGACAAGGCGGAAGCTGTTTTCTACGCACTTGATAATCTGCTTAATCCGACAGGAATGTGGCTTTTCACGGATTTTAATGTTGAGCAAAATCCAAACAGGATCTGGCAGAAATGGCTTTTAAAATCAATGTATCTGTTTTTCAAAATCCTCTCAAATGTAGAAGCGAACGAGCTTCCTGAGATGGAAATGCTGCTCAGTAATGCAGGATACAAAACAATTTTCAAAAGGCTCTTTTACAGGAATTTTGTCAAATCATTGGTATACCAAAAACCTTAA
- a CDS encoding TetR/AcrR family transcriptional regulator, translated as MNKAERTRQFIIEKTAPIFNVKGYSGTSINDMIEATGLTKGSIYGNFRNKDEVALAAFDFNLKKMFTAVQAEMDAQKSVKEKLMVYVRIYEDFLTYPFPEGGCPILNTSTEADDTHPPLRQKAADAIYSWKNKIEALVKKGVAHNELSADIDPEGVAITLIALVEGGIMISKVTGKLQYRKSIMKAVKKMIDDL; from the coding sequence ATGAACAAGGCAGAAAGGACTAGGCAATTTATCATCGAGAAAACGGCACCGATTTTTAATGTAAAAGGCTATTCCGGCACTTCTATTAATGATATGATTGAAGCGACGGGACTTACGAAAGGGAGCATTTATGGCAACTTTCGCAACAAGGACGAAGTCGCGCTGGCCGCTTTTGATTTCAACCTGAAAAAGATGTTCACAGCGGTGCAGGCTGAAATGGATGCGCAGAAGTCGGTGAAAGAAAAGTTGATGGTGTATGTGCGCATTTATGAGGATTTCCTGACCTATCCGTTCCCCGAGGGTGGCTGCCCCATTCTCAACACTTCCACCGAAGCCGACGACACGCATCCGCCGCTCCGCCAAAAGGCAGCTGACGCAATTTATTCCTGGAAGAATAAAATTGAGGCATTAGTAAAAAAAGGCGTGGCACATAATGAGCTGAGTGCCGACATAGATCCCGAGGGCGTCGCCATTACATTGATCGCGCTGGTTGAAGGCGGCATCATGATCAGCAAAGTAACGGGGAAGCTGCAATACAGGAAATCCATCATGAAGGCTGTGAAAAAAATGATTGACGACTTATAG